Part of the Arsenicicoccus sp. oral taxon 190 genome, AGCGCGTCGGCGCGCAGGTGACGCTGACCGCGGACGAGCGGCGGGTGCTCGACGCCGACGGGCTCTTCGTCCCCGGGGTGGGCAACTTCCACGCCTGCCTGCGCGGTCTGCGCGCCGTCGACGGGCACCGCCTCATCGACGTGCGACTCTCGGGGTCGCGGCCCGTCCTCGGCATCTGCGTGGGGATGCAGGCCATGTTCGAGGGCTCCACGGAGCCGTCCGTGCAGGGCGCCGTGCCCGGGCTCGACCAGTGGCCCGGCACCGTGGAGCGGCTCCCCGCCCAGGTCGTCCCGCACATGGGCTGGTCCCGGGTCGACGCGCCCGCGGGGACGGTGCTCTTCGACGGGGTGCAGGACGAGCGGTTCTACTTCGTGCACTCCTACGCCGTGCAGGACTGGACGCTCGACCCGCACGGGCCGTTCGAGGTGGTGGCGCCCCGGGTGACCTGGGCCGAGCACGGAGCGCGGTTCGTCGCGGCGGTGGAGAACGGCCCGCTGTCCGCGACCCAGTTCCACCCCGAGAAGTCCGGCGACGCCGGCCTGCAGCTGCTCGCCAACTGGGTCGCCACCCTGCGCTGACCTCCGCCTGGTCCACCTGCACGCCGCGCGGCAGGATGACCTCATGAGCTACGACGTCACCGCGCTGCGCGCGCGCATCCCCGCTCTCGACGAGGGCACGGCCTACTTCGACGGGCCGGGCGGCACCCAGACGCCACGGGAGATCGGGCAGGCCATCGCCGATGCGCTGACCGCCCCGCTCTCCAACCGCGGGAGCGGCTCCACGAGCCAGCGCAACGCCGAGCAGCACGTCGAGGACTTCCGGGCGGCGTGCGGAGACCTGCTCGGCACCGACCCGCGGGGGATCGTCCACGGGCGCAGCTCGACGACG contains:
- the hisH gene encoding imidazole glycerol phosphate synthase subunit HisH, with product MSAPDVVVLDYGSGNVRSAVRALERVGAQVTLTADERRVLDADGLFVPGVGNFHACLRGLRAVDGHRLIDVRLSGSRPVLGICVGMQAMFEGSTEPSVQGAVPGLDQWPGTVERLPAQVVPHMGWSRVDAPAGTVLFDGVQDERFYFVHSYAVQDWTLDPHGPFEVVAPRVTWAEHGARFVAAVENGPLSATQFHPEKSGDAGLQLLANWVATLR